The following coding sequences lie in one uncultured Mailhella sp. genomic window:
- the deoC gene encoding deoxyribose-phosphate aldolase, producing MIIEGKTWTRQEIASRIDHTVLAPDAVRSDVEQACTQARAYGFKAVFTNPYWTPLAAELLEGSGVAAGISAAFPLGSLSSAAKALEVEETLRRVKDRLCAVDMMTNVALLKEKRYAQYTEDIREVVKAASGRPGMVVKAIVETSLLEPEEIRAACACAAEAGVDFVKTSTGRGGAPNLFHIRIMKESLPPEVGVKFSGFGVHDCAELAFLAFVMGADLIGTPRGPFIVDALCDRYALLSGVFPRPAER from the coding sequence ATGATTATCGAGGGAAAAACATGGACGCGGCAGGAGATTGCCTCGCGCATTGACCACACGGTGCTCGCTCCCGACGCCGTGCGCTCGGATGTGGAGCAGGCCTGTACGCAGGCGAGGGCCTACGGCTTCAAGGCCGTGTTCACGAATCCTTACTGGACGCCTCTGGCGGCGGAGCTGCTTGAGGGCTCCGGGGTGGCGGCGGGCATTTCTGCGGCGTTTCCGCTGGGGAGTCTGTCGTCTGCGGCCAAGGCCCTTGAAGTGGAAGAGACTCTGCGCCGCGTCAAGGACAGGCTCTGCGCCGTGGATATGATGACCAACGTGGCGCTGCTCAAGGAAAAGCGCTACGCACAGTACACGGAGGACATCCGCGAAGTGGTGAAGGCTGCATCGGGGCGTCCGGGCATGGTGGTGAAGGCCATTGTGGAAACGTCGTTGCTTGAACCTGAGGAAATACGCGCCGCCTGCGCCTGCGCTGCGGAAGCGGGCGTGGATTTCGTCAAAACCTCCACCGGGCGCGGCGGAGCGCCGAATCTTTTTCATATCCGCATCATGAAGGAGTCACTGCCGCCTGAAGTGGGCGTGAAGTTTTCGGGCTTCGGCGTGCACGACTGCGCGGAACTTGCGTTTCTGGCCTTTGTCATGGGCGCCGATCTCATCGGCACGCCCCGGGGCCCCTTCATTGTGGATGCCCTCTGCGACCGTTATGCGCTTCTGTCAGGAGTCTTTCCCCGTCCTGCCGAACGGTAA
- a CDS encoding iron-containing alcohol dehydrogenase — protein sequence MVFQHATVKRIVHGFGSIAGASDEVKKLGGTRVLIVTDPGLAKIGVQKPVEESLEAAGIPWKLYAGAELEPSAESIRRCADEAAAFNADVLIGVGGGSALDTTKATAVLLGNDGPIEKYFGMDLVPNPSLPAILVPTTAGTGSEMTNIAVLADTVNGGKQGVVSEYMYADTVILDPELTMGLPPRVTAMTGVDAFVHAMESYCGLAATPFTDALNIQAMKLIAGNLRRAYANGSNREARKAMLYGSALAGMGFVNTQNGIIHAIGTTLPLSCHIPHGLAMAVCAPFCVGFNHIAAPERYALVADILRGEDRFRSMSVDARAADAEGAFRQWLADLDIQTGLSHYGVTREDLPGCADRAFAAKRLLNNNPRRAGRDQILALLEIGFDR from the coding sequence ATGGTGTTCCAACATGCTACCGTAAAGAGAATAGTACACGGTTTCGGTTCCATAGCCGGGGCTTCCGACGAAGTGAAGAAGCTCGGGGGAACCAGGGTCCTCATCGTCACGGACCCCGGACTGGCAAAGATAGGTGTGCAGAAGCCGGTGGAGGAATCGCTTGAGGCGGCGGGCATTCCCTGGAAGCTGTATGCTGGAGCCGAGCTTGAGCCGAGTGCGGAATCCATCCGGCGCTGCGCCGATGAAGCCGCGGCCTTCAATGCCGACGTGCTCATAGGCGTGGGCGGCGGCAGCGCGCTGGACACCACCAAGGCCACGGCCGTGCTGCTCGGCAACGACGGCCCCATTGAGAAGTATTTCGGCATGGATCTCGTGCCCAATCCCTCGCTGCCTGCCATTCTCGTGCCCACCACGGCCGGAACCGGTTCGGAAATGACCAACATCGCGGTTCTGGCCGACACGGTCAACGGCGGCAAGCAGGGCGTGGTTTCGGAATACATGTACGCCGACACGGTGATTCTTGACCCTGAACTGACCATGGGCCTGCCCCCCAGAGTGACGGCCATGACGGGCGTGGACGCCTTTGTTCACGCCATGGAATCCTACTGCGGACTGGCGGCCACGCCCTTTACCGACGCCCTCAACATTCAGGCCATGAAGCTCATCGCCGGCAATTTGCGCCGCGCCTACGCCAACGGATCCAACCGCGAGGCGCGAAAGGCCATGCTCTATGGCTCCGCGCTGGCGGGCATGGGATTCGTGAACACGCAAAACGGCATCATTCACGCCATCGGCACCACGCTGCCGCTCTCCTGCCACATTCCCCACGGACTGGCCATGGCCGTCTGCGCGCCGTTCTGCGTAGGCTTCAACCACATTGCCGCGCCCGAACGCTACGCGCTGGTGGCGGACATCCTCCGCGGCGAAGACCGTTTCCGCAGCATGTCCGTTGACGCGCGCGCCGCGGACGCGGAAGGGGCGTTCCGGCAGTGGCTGGCCGATCTGGACATTCAGACGGGGCTTTCGCATTACGGCGTGACTCGCGAGGATCTGCCGGGTTGCGCGGATCGGGCCTTTGCCGCCAAGCGTCTTTTGAACAACAATCCGCGCCGCGCCGGACGAGATCAGATTCTGGCGCTGCTGGAAATCGGCTTCGACCGCTAG
- the metG gene encoding methionine--tRNA ligase, with amino-acid sequence MKTYYITTPIYYVNARPHLGHAYSTIVADTLKRFHRMLGEDARMQTGTDEHGDKIVKAATAAGVTPQAFVDDISGVFRNLWPKLGIENDGFIRTTDPDHMKAVQVLLQRLYDKGDIYFGEYGGHYCYGCERFYTEKELENGLCPQHLTKPEYISEKNYFFKMSKYQDQLRQYILDHPDFIRPERYRNEALAMLEGGVLEDLCISRPKSRLTWGIELPFDKDYVSYVWFDALANYITALGWPDNENDESGNYRKYWPGEHLVAKDILKPHGIFWPTMLMAAGLPLYKHLNVHGYWLVKDTKMSKSLGNVVDPLKAAEHFGLDAFRYFLLREMNFGSDASYSPEAIITRVNADLANDLGNLFSRVLSMNAKYFASKVPALGNQLEADDILSETTDNAAANFVQLFGELRFSQALDALWTAVRAMNKYVDEQAPWTLAKNGDTERLGTVIRTLLENMYKVAYLIWPVMPASSATMQAQLGRPQGPLSEAALNDVLHYRMHLRTGLEIAASSNLFPRLEMEKEEAPAKPRKEKKAPAPKAAPAETGPRAPIEFADFQKLDLRVGTILAAEQHPNADKLLRFDVDLGEDKPRQIVSGIAAHFKPEDLVGKKVVVVANLPPRKLRGLESQGMILTAEFDGGLSLLTADAPSGSSIA; translated from the coding sequence GTGAAAACCTACTACATCACCACGCCCATCTACTATGTCAACGCCCGCCCTCATCTGGGCCACGCGTACTCCACCATTGTGGCCGACACGCTCAAGAGATTTCACCGCATGCTCGGCGAAGACGCCCGCATGCAGACCGGCACCGACGAACACGGGGACAAGATAGTCAAGGCCGCCACCGCCGCCGGCGTGACCCCGCAGGCCTTCGTGGACGACATTTCCGGCGTGTTCCGCAACCTGTGGCCCAAGCTCGGCATTGAAAACGACGGATTCATCCGTACCACCGATCCCGATCACATGAAGGCCGTGCAGGTGCTGCTCCAGCGCCTCTACGACAAGGGCGACATCTATTTCGGCGAATACGGCGGCCACTACTGCTACGGCTGCGAACGCTTCTACACCGAAAAGGAACTGGAAAACGGCCTCTGCCCCCAGCACCTGACCAAGCCCGAATACATCAGCGAGAAGAACTACTTCTTCAAAATGTCCAAGTATCAGGATCAGCTTCGTCAGTACATCCTCGATCATCCCGACTTCATCCGTCCCGAGCGCTACCGCAACGAAGCCCTCGCCATGCTCGAAGGCGGCGTGCTGGAAGATCTGTGCATTTCTCGTCCCAAGTCGCGCCTCACCTGGGGCATCGAGCTGCCCTTCGACAAGGACTACGTGAGCTACGTGTGGTTCGACGCGCTTGCCAACTACATCACGGCCCTCGGCTGGCCCGACAACGAAAACGACGAATCCGGCAACTACAGAAAATACTGGCCCGGCGAACATCTCGTGGCCAAGGACATTCTGAAGCCCCACGGCATCTTCTGGCCCACCATGCTCATGGCCGCGGGCCTGCCCCTCTACAAGCATCTCAACGTCCACGGCTACTGGCTCGTCAAGGACACCAAGATGTCCAAGTCGCTGGGCAACGTGGTCGATCCGCTCAAGGCCGCCGAACACTTCGGCCTCGACGCGTTCCGCTATTTCCTGCTGCGCGAAATGAACTTCGGCTCCGACGCCTCCTATTCGCCGGAAGCCATCATCACCCGCGTGAACGCCGACCTCGCCAACGACCTCGGCAACCTGTTCAGCCGCGTGCTCTCCATGAACGCCAAGTACTTTGCGAGCAAGGTTCCCGCGCTCGGCAATCAGCTTGAAGCCGACGACATTCTCTCCGAAACCACGGACAACGCCGCCGCCAACTTCGTGCAGCTCTTCGGCGAACTGCGCTTCTCGCAGGCCCTCGACGCCCTGTGGACCGCCGTGCGCGCCATGAACAAGTACGTGGACGAACAGGCCCCCTGGACCCTCGCCAAGAACGGCGACACCGAACGGCTCGGCACCGTGATCCGCACGCTGCTGGAAAACATGTACAAGGTGGCCTACCTCATCTGGCCCGTCATGCCCGCCTCTTCCGCTACCATGCAGGCGCAGCTCGGCCGTCCGCAGGGCCCGCTTTCCGAAGCCGCCCTGAACGACGTGCTGCACTACCGCATGCACCTGCGCACCGGCCTTGAAATTGCGGCCTCCTCCAACCTCTTCCCCCGCCTCGAAATGGAAAAGGAAGAAGCTCCCGCCAAGCCCAGGAAGGAAAAGAAGGCCCCCGCTCCCAAGGCCGCGCCCGCGGAAACCGGCCCCAGGGCTCCCATCGAATTTGCCGACTTCCAGAAGCTCGACCTTCGCGTGGGCACCATTCTCGCCGCGGAGCAGCATCCCAACGCCGACAAGCTCCTGCGCTTCGACGTGGACCTCGGCGAAGACAAGCCCCGGCAGATCGTGTCCGGCATCGCCGCGCACTTCAAGCCCGAAGACCTCGTGGGCAAGAAGGTCGTGGTGGTGGCCAATCTGCCTCCGCGCAAGCTGCGCGGCCTTGAATCGCAGGGCATGATTCTCACCGCCGAGTTCGACGGCGGCCTCTCCCTGCTCACGGCCGACGCGCCGAGCGGCTCCTCCATCGCCTGA
- the ricT gene encoding regulatory iron-sulfur-containing complex subunit RicT has protein sequence MKQTIGIRFSRYGQVLACLHDTGDDAPLAVGESAMVMTERGLNCGQVVWQRPWQEDLEHVLKAANVAVQSMSGPDSDENGQDDDHAAPMPSARRATEEEKLAAQDNAVLSREAYQFCRRCIADRKLDMKLVDVEILFDRSKMVFFFTAPTRIDFRDLVKDLVRQYRTRIELRQIGVRHETQMLGALGNCGMVCCCRRYLHKFAPVTIKMAKEQNLFLNPAKISGICGRLLCCLSYEQENYDAFHRSCPRLGKRYQTTEGPMRVLRSNMFRNSVVVLPDGGQETEMSLEDWQALKPTRAEVPPAPSAKEQKPQNGNGMMVVSAAPETLDDDLAGLEPVDGAQPVSHEPSMMNSEEATHRRRRPHHHQEQHDRSRRSRPAREPKEPASNDDASDRSAQ, from the coding sequence ATGAAGCAAACGATAGGCATACGTTTCAGCCGCTACGGACAGGTTCTCGCCTGCCTGCACGACACCGGAGACGACGCTCCCCTCGCCGTGGGCGAAAGCGCCATGGTCATGACGGAACGCGGTCTGAACTGCGGTCAGGTGGTCTGGCAGAGACCCTGGCAGGAAGACTTGGAACACGTGCTCAAGGCGGCCAACGTGGCCGTGCAGAGCATGAGCGGCCCGGACTCCGACGAGAACGGACAGGACGACGATCACGCCGCGCCCATGCCCTCGGCCCGACGCGCCACCGAAGAGGAAAAGCTCGCCGCGCAGGACAACGCCGTGCTTTCCCGCGAAGCCTATCAGTTCTGCCGCCGCTGCATCGCCGACCGCAAGCTCGACATGAAGCTCGTGGACGTGGAAATTCTCTTCGACCGCAGCAAGATGGTCTTTTTCTTCACCGCGCCTACGCGCATAGACTTCCGCGATCTGGTCAAGGATCTCGTGCGTCAGTACCGCACCCGCATCGAGCTGCGCCAGATAGGCGTGCGCCACGAAACCCAGATGCTCGGCGCGCTCGGCAACTGCGGCATGGTGTGCTGCTGCCGCCGCTATCTGCACAAGTTCGCGCCGGTCACCATCAAGATGGCCAAAGAGCAGAATCTCTTCCTCAATCCGGCAAAGATTTCGGGCATCTGCGGCAGACTTCTGTGCTGCCTGAGCTACGAACAGGAAAATTACGACGCTTTTCACAGAAGCTGCCCGCGCCTCGGCAAGCGCTATCAGACCACCGAAGGCCCCATGCGCGTGCTGCGCAGCAACATGTTCCGCAATTCCGTGGTGGTTCTTCCCGACGGCGGTCAGGAAACGGAAATGAGCCTCGAAGACTGGCAGGCCCTCAAGCCCACGCGCGCCGAAGTGCCCCCCGCGCCTTCCGCCAAGGAACAGAAGCCCCAGAACGGCAACGGCATGATGGTGGTTTCCGCCGCGCCCGAAACCCTCGACGACGACCTCGCCGGTCTCGAACCCGTGGACGGCGCACAGCCCGTGTCCCACGAGCCCAGCATGATGAATTCCGAAGAGGCCACGCATCGCAGGAGGCGTCCGCATCACCATCAGGAGCAGCACGACAGAAGCCGCCGTTCCCGCCCCGCGCGCGAGCCGAAGGAACCCGCCTCGAACGACGACGCCTCCGACCGGAGCGCGCAGTAG
- a CDS encoding DUF4139 domain-containing protein gives MKLRLLVLAALLLAPAHAQAKPVSVVLYPAGALIAEEETVHPEGRVVLALPAGADAESLSVSLSSGVVLESRLSVRQTPSPAVEALQRELDGLRGELSRVAAERKSVSAERLFWADPPTAPADNAQALEALAQETRLRLAALAQKETELCARERALEKEMQSLNARMQALGSHNSAVQECELVIDGKDPVTARWTYFLPGAFWKPSYRVSAEEKTGLVRIVMNAVLRQDSGADWKDVDVTLASAEDARSVEPPALPIWTEGDERPLLRSANIMAAKAAGAADVQSHATGVYWPLGRLNVPAEGEITRLAATCEIPAEFCRLVRPLQDTRAYFTAAPASETLPLLPAGQAVFVVNGMENARGTFRLNAARKELFFGVDQLVSVVTQELSATDADVPASMKARQRRWKADILNRHDRAVEVRVESSAPILRDARMSAKVKSRPAPELNEERACYEWKLEVPAHGTSSIVHEVTVAAPADPTPALR, from the coding sequence ATGAAACTCCGTCTCCTTGTTCTTGCGGCGCTGCTTCTCGCACCTGCCCATGCGCAGGCGAAACCCGTTTCCGTGGTGCTCTACCCCGCGGGCGCGCTCATCGCGGAAGAGGAGACCGTGCATCCGGAGGGCCGCGTCGTCCTCGCCCTTCCGGCGGGCGCGGATGCGGAAAGTCTTTCCGTGTCGCTCTCCTCCGGCGTCGTGCTGGAATCGAGGCTCAGCGTCAGACAGACGCCCTCTCCGGCCGTGGAAGCGCTTCAGCGCGAACTTGATGGCCTGCGCGGCGAGCTCTCCCGCGTGGCCGCCGAGCGCAAAAGCGTGTCCGCCGAGCGCCTCTTCTGGGCCGATCCGCCGACGGCCCCCGCCGACAACGCCCAGGCGCTCGAAGCGCTGGCGCAGGAAACGCGTCTTCGCCTTGCCGCGCTCGCGCAGAAGGAAACGGAGCTTTGCGCGCGCGAACGAGCGCTGGAAAAGGAAATGCAGAGCCTGAATGCGCGCATGCAGGCGCTCGGCAGTCACAACAGCGCCGTGCAGGAATGCGAGCTCGTCATCGACGGAAAGGACCCGGTCACCGCGCGCTGGACCTACTTTCTGCCCGGCGCGTTCTGGAAGCCGAGCTACCGCGTGTCGGCCGAAGAAAAGACGGGACTCGTGCGCATCGTCATGAACGCCGTGCTTCGTCAGGACAGCGGCGCGGACTGGAAGGACGTGGACGTGACCCTCGCCTCCGCCGAGGACGCGCGCAGCGTGGAGCCGCCCGCCCTGCCGATATGGACGGAAGGCGACGAACGCCCCCTGCTGCGCTCCGCAAACATCATGGCCGCCAAGGCCGCGGGCGCAGCAGACGTGCAGAGCCACGCCACGGGCGTTTACTGGCCGCTCGGCCGCCTGAACGTTCCCGCCGAGGGAGAGATCACGCGCCTTGCCGCGACCTGCGAGATTCCGGCCGAATTCTGCCGGCTCGTGCGTCCGCTCCAGGATACGCGGGCCTACTTCACGGCTGCTCCCGCCTCGGAAACGCTGCCGCTTCTGCCTGCGGGACAGGCCGTCTTCGTGGTGAACGGCATGGAAAACGCGCGCGGCACGTTCCGCCTGAACGCGGCCCGGAAGGAGCTCTTCTTCGGAGTGGATCAGCTTGTTTCCGTCGTGACGCAGGAACTCTCCGCCACGGACGCCGACGTTCCGGCCTCCATGAAGGCGCGGCAGCGGCGCTGGAAGGCGGATATTCTCAACAGGCACGACCGCGCCGTGGAGGTGCGCGTGGAAAGCTCCGCCCCCATTCTGCGCGACGCGCGCATGAGCGCCAAGGTCAAAAGCCGCCCCGCGCCCGAGCTCAACGAAGAAAGGGCCTGCTACGAATGGAAGCTGGAAGTGCCTGCGCACGGAACGTCGAGCATCGTGCATGAAGTGACCGTCGCCGCTCCGGCGGACCCCACCCCGGCGCTTCGCTGA
- the uvrA gene encoding excinuclease ABC subunit UvrA gives MTPTKYADPCIHIEGARQHNLKNVNVDIPRDQLVVVCGPSGSGKSTLAFDIVYAEGQRRYVESLSTYARMFLPKMDKPLVDKIEGLSPAISLEQQTTAHNPRSTVGTVTEVYDFLRVFFARLGKVYCPHCGAPIEARASDEIIAEIMNMPEGERIMLMAPLVELQKGTHAERFKKLRAEGFVRVRVATLGEEPQICNLDEAPSLDKNKKHSIDLVVDRLVIKDDMRTRLADSVELALRYGKGRVIVSAPGKPDVVHSTESVCPRCHVSAPVPSPQLFSFNSPQGACPQCLGIGTVVAFDEGLIAPDESLSLRQGALAPFSSPYFMAKIGKALEALGKRQGFTLDTPLKDFSDKARKALFNGEAGGITRTGSLRRNFMGGTSLNRDEGSEPLSTSHWPGVMYLLEQRMKRGDAWSDILSRYSYEVECPTCHGTRLRKEALSVRVNDLNIEDFCNLSIERALEWVKGLSFTGRHAIIAEPLIKELTFRLGFMVNVGLEYLTLGRSMVTLSGGEAQRIRLASQLGSGLVGVTYVLDEPSIGLHPRDNERLIRTLRSLQKRGNTVLVVEHDEATICEADTVLEMGPGSGSQGGELVFAGTVKELLRHSDSLTARYLRGDLTIPVPETRRRSDKFLTLRGVTTNNLKNIDCAIPLGALTCVTGVSGSGKSSLVIDTLYRRVARHCGLRTEQPGPMKGVEGLDQIERIVSIDQTPIGRTPRSNPATYTKVFDDIRKIFAMTPDAKKRGYTASRFSFNVSGGRCETCKGDGQIRVEMHFLPDIFVTCDVCKGRRFNHETLEVRYKDLNISEVLDLTVHEAREFFSSYPALERRLGVLEDVGLGYLRLGQAATTLSGGEAQRIKISRELGKKSLPRTLYILDEPTTGLHMHEVGKLINVLHRLVDRGATVVVIEHNTDVILSADHIVDLGPGGGENGGAIIASGTPEEIMENPASITGAFLVEERKKRRDFLNAILSED, from the coding sequence ATGACCCCCACGAAATACGCGGACCCCTGCATCCACATCGAGGGAGCCCGTCAGCATAATCTCAAGAACGTCAACGTCGATATTCCGCGCGATCAGCTCGTGGTCGTGTGCGGGCCTTCGGGCTCGGGCAAGTCCACGCTGGCCTTCGACATCGTGTACGCCGAAGGTCAGCGCCGCTACGTGGAATCGCTCTCCACCTACGCGCGCATGTTCCTGCCCAAGATGGACAAGCCCCTCGTGGACAAAATCGAGGGCCTCTCACCCGCCATTTCCCTGGAACAGCAGACCACCGCGCACAACCCCCGTTCCACCGTGGGCACGGTGACGGAAGTTTATGACTTTCTGCGCGTGTTCTTCGCCAGACTCGGCAAGGTGTACTGTCCGCACTGCGGCGCGCCCATCGAGGCCCGCGCTTCCGACGAAATCATTGCCGAAATCATGAACATGCCCGAAGGCGAGCGCATCATGCTCATGGCTCCGCTCGTGGAACTGCAGAAGGGCACTCACGCCGAACGCTTCAAGAAGCTGCGTGCCGAAGGCTTCGTGCGCGTGCGCGTAGCCACGCTCGGCGAAGAGCCGCAGATCTGCAATCTCGACGAAGCTCCCTCACTCGACAAGAACAAGAAGCACAGCATCGATCTCGTGGTGGACCGCCTCGTCATCAAGGACGACATGCGCACCCGCCTCGCCGACTCCGTGGAGCTCGCCCTGCGCTACGGCAAGGGCCGCGTCATCGTGAGCGCGCCGGGCAAGCCCGACGTCGTGCATTCCACCGAATCCGTGTGCCCGCGCTGCCACGTGAGCGCCCCCGTGCCCTCGCCGCAGCTCTTTTCGTTCAACAGTCCGCAGGGCGCGTGCCCGCAGTGCCTCGGCATAGGCACCGTGGTGGCCTTCGACGAAGGCCTCATCGCTCCCGACGAATCGCTCTCCCTGCGCCAGGGCGCGCTTGCTCCCTTCTCCTCGCCCTACTTCATGGCCAAGATAGGCAAGGCCCTCGAAGCCCTCGGCAAGCGTCAGGGCTTCACGCTCGACACGCCCCTCAAGGACTTTTCCGACAAGGCCAGAAAAGCCCTCTTCAACGGCGAGGCCGGAGGCATCACCCGCACGGGAAGCCTGCGCCGCAACTTCATGGGCGGCACGAGCCTCAACCGCGACGAGGGTTCGGAACCGCTTTCCACCTCGCACTGGCCGGGCGTCATGTACCTGCTTGAGCAGCGCATGAAGCGCGGCGACGCCTGGAGCGACATTCTCAGCCGCTACAGCTACGAAGTGGAGTGCCCCACCTGCCACGGCACGCGCCTGCGCAAGGAAGCCCTCTCCGTGCGCGTGAACGACCTCAACATCGAGGACTTCTGCAACCTTTCCATCGAACGCGCCCTCGAATGGGTGAAGGGACTCTCCTTCACCGGACGTCACGCCATCATCGCCGAGCCGCTCATCAAGGAACTCACCTTCCGCCTCGGCTTCATGGTCAACGTGGGCCTCGAATACCTCACCCTCGGCCGCTCCATGGTCACGCTCTCCGGCGGCGAAGCCCAGCGCATACGCCTCGCCTCGCAGCTCGGCTCAGGCCTTGTGGGCGTCACCTACGTGCTCGACGAACCTTCCATCGGCCTGCATCCGCGCGACAACGAACGGCTCATACGCACCCTGCGCAGCCTCCAGAAGCGCGGCAACACCGTGCTCGTGGTGGAACACGACGAAGCCACCATCTGCGAGGCCGACACCGTGCTCGAAATGGGCCCGGGTTCCGGCTCTCAGGGCGGCGAGCTCGTGTTCGCAGGCACGGTGAAGGAACTGCTCAGACATTCCGACTCGCTCACCGCGCGCTACCTGCGCGGCGACCTCACCATTCCCGTGCCGGAAACCAGACGCCGCTCCGACAAGTTCCTCACCCTGCGCGGCGTGACCACCAACAACCTCAAGAACATCGACTGCGCCATTCCCCTCGGCGCGCTCACCTGCGTCACCGGCGTGTCGGGCTCGGGCAAGAGCTCGCTCGTCATCGACACGCTCTACCGCCGCGTGGCGCGTCACTGCGGCCTGCGCACCGAACAGCCCGGCCCCATGAAGGGCGTGGAGGGCCTCGATCAGATAGAGCGCATCGTGTCCATCGATCAGACGCCCATCGGCCGCACGCCGCGTTCCAATCCCGCCACCTACACCAAGGTGTTCGACGACATACGCAAAATCTTCGCCATGACCCCCGACGCCAAAAAGCGCGGCTACACCGCCAGCCGCTTCAGCTTCAACGTGTCCGGCGGGCGCTGCGAAACCTGCAAGGGCGACGGGCAGATACGCGTGGAAATGCACTTTCTGCCCGACATCTTCGTCACCTGCGACGTATGCAAGGGACGCCGCTTCAACCACGAAACCCTCGAAGTGCGCTACAAGGATCTGAACATCTCCGAAGTGCTCGACCTCACCGTGCATGAAGCAAGGGAATTCTTCTCAAGCTACCCTGCCCTTGAACGACGCCTCGGCGTGCTCGAAGACGTGGGCCTCGGCTACCTGCGCCTCGGACAGGCGGCCACCACGCTTTCCGGCGGCGAGGCGCAGCGCATCAAGATATCGCGCGAGCTCGGCAAGAAGTCCCTGCCGCGCACCCTCTACATCCTCGACGAACCCACCACCGGCCTGCACATGCACGAAGTGGGCAAGCTCATCAACGTGCTGCATCGTCTGGTGGATCGCGGCGCCACCGTGGTGGTCATCGAGCACAACACCGACGTCATTCTCTCCGCCGATCACATCGTGGACCTCGGCCCCGGCGGCGGCGAAAACGGCGGCGCCATCATCGCGTCCGGCACGCCCGAGGAAATCATGGAGAATCCCGCCTCCATCACCGGAGCCTTTCTTGTTGAAGAACGCAAGAAACGACGCGACTTCCTGAACGCCATACTCAGCGAGGACTGA
- a CDS encoding DnaJ family domain-containing protein, which produces MAEDFLHFMASQAERRIQAAQKEGAFDHLPGEGKPLNFEDDSAVPGELRMAYKVLRNAGYLPPELADRKEINTILDLLEHCDEGAEKVRQMQKLDVILMRMNQRRERSVAITEHDPYYENVVRRVTLLKKGRR; this is translated from the coding sequence ATGGCGGAAGATTTCCTGCATTTCATGGCCAGCCAGGCCGAACGCCGCATTCAGGCCGCGCAGAAGGAAGGCGCCTTCGACCATCTTCCCGGCGAAGGCAAGCCCCTGAACTTCGAGGACGACAGCGCCGTGCCCGGCGAGCTGCGCATGGCCTACAAGGTGCTCAGAAACGCCGGCTACCTGCCGCCCGAACTTGCCGACCGCAAGGAAATAAACACCATTCTCGACCTGCTCGAACACTGCGACGAAGGCGCGGAAAAGGTGCGGCAGATGCAGAAGCTCGACGTCATCCTCATGCGCATGAATCAGCGCCGCGAGCGTTCCGTTGCCATTACCGAACACGATCCTTATTATGAAAACGTGGTGCGCCGCGTCACCCTTCTGAAAAAGGGCCGGCGCTGA